From the Haliaeetus albicilla chromosome 19, bHalAlb1.1, whole genome shotgun sequence genome, the window AgctaaaatgaacattttcaggGATTTTACATGTGGAAAATTTCAAGAAATACCTTGAAGAACAACATAAATATCTCACAGTCATCAGCTAACTAGAAAAAGGTTTGCCTGAACAAAATCTGTCTTTCTGCCTGAAAtgcatcattttaattttaagaatttgtaatgagagaacagaaaaattcaTGTGAAGGACTAAATTTTGGGGAATTTTTATATCATTCTCcaaaaggctgaagaaagaacTATTGCTATTTGTGCTGGAGTAGCTTCTGCTAAGGTCCATACAAGCCTGTACCCCAGAGGCCTGGAGGTTAAGCCAGTTTTCTCTTAGGCAGGATACCTCTGTTGAAATCTTGCCTCTGAATGCAAGTCTCCTCTATAGGTAACTTATGCACTGGCCTATACTGAGTAAGCATTTTTTCCGTTTTGTGAATTGCATTGTGTAACTTTTGAAGCATGTCCAGAATATCAGAATTATTTGcttcaaaaatatgaaaacataaacattttaatgtttttacattttcctctcctttttatCGATTtaacaacacacaaaaatggTACAAATTGCAAATTACCTTCAATTTAGACAGGCACAAAGTTTCAGTTTGGACAAAGAGCCATTTATCAAAAGCAATATTTCCCAGCCCTATGAACCCTACACTTTTAATGTGTCTTATACTCAAAATAAAGCCAAGGCCATAAACCAGCTGCAGTTTCCCAATGACGCCTATTTCTCCTAGCTAGAATAGTGCCTTAGGCATATTCTGAGGTGCTGGACTTCAGGGCCAGCCTGACAATTTCGAGTCATGGACTGGAATTTCTGAACACACCACTTATGAACCTTACAGGTGAACTATCTTGGAAGAACTCACTGAAAACTGTAATCTTACTAAGCGTTTGCATTTACTTTCCAAACTTggttctgaaacatttttacttttgcagCAAATAATTTGCAAAGCACAAATCAAACTACAAGTCGAATTTTGGAGTGGTTTAACACCCTTCCCACCAAATCCACAAGACATTTTACTTTAggttcagaaaaatacttttaaacatttttttccattaacagGATTCCTCCATGGACAAGAAAATTAGAGCTTATTTGAACTGCTTTAATTCTGAGGTCCCCAGCCCTTCCTTGTGTGCAGCATGACATTAAAGAGAGTCTGCAGGAACTCCAGTCTTACTTTTCCCACCTCATCACCTGCTCCAACTCGTGTATTTTGCTAGTGCCACTTAGTTTTGAAACTAAGCAGACCAGTGATTACATGCAGCTGCATGCTGGCATGAATAATGCCTTCAGCTTTTGGGCTGAGCATTGTCAGAGTTTTGCTCACCATCCTATGGACTTGTGTGTCATACTGTGTGTGGGTTAGCTCTTCTGAGTGCTGTAAGAAATCTGCTGAATGACGTCtgttttataatatttttactgtttttaaaagcaaataattaacTGAGGGAAGACCAAATTGCACAGGAAGAGGTCTTTTTATATGGTCTGGGCTCTGAGATCCATCTACATTAAGTTTGTATTTACTTAGGTATGACAGTAATTGTATGGTAACTGAAaatcttagatttttttttttttttccaaagcataaCATTGCTGCAAGCAACAGTCTAGATTTAGGTGAACTCATACTGTGACAAACTGAGAAtggagaaaacacatttcttgtCCATAAAAGGACAGATCACACATCCACAGAGGGTAGCTCTGATTTTGCTGCAGTTCCAAACTATGAAGTGGGGACTCACTGTTGCTAAAAGGAGTTTTACTTAGAGTGGATAGAGGATTCTCTAGTAATagttttttctccccccccccccccccttattatACAGAAAatggtttgcatttttaaacagaaaatggtgattttttttcagtggaaaattttCTGTTCAAGAGGTCTGATATTTCTGCAAGTTCTTCTGGGAAAAACACAGAGTACCTAGGGTGtcaccagcaggtcaagggaggggatcGTTCCCCTCAACTCAGCACGGGTGAGGCCACATatggagtgctgggtccagttctgggctccccagtacaggaGAAACAGGGACATACAGGAGTGACTCCAcgaagatgattaagggactgggGCATCTGTCatatgaggagcggctgagaCAGcaggggctgttcagcctggagaagagaagcctcGGGGGGATCTTATCGAAGTGTagaaatacctgatgggaggggGTAAAAAAGATTGAGCCACGGTCTTCTCAGCGGTGTCCcatgaaaggacaagaggcaacaggcacaaacgGGGTATAGGAAGTACTACTGAAACATGagatatttctatttatttatttatttactgtgagggtggtcaaacactggagcaggttgcctagaggggttgtggagtctccatcaatggaaatattcaaaacctgactgggaACAGCCCTGTGCAAGCTGTtatagctgaccctgctttgagcagtgagattggactagatgatctcctGAGGATCCTTCCAACTCCATCTGTTCCGTGTTCTGTAACTCTGTGCCTCCATCCCAGAGTACTAGTGATCTGACACATGGTGGATACGTTTGCAGTGCAGGAGAATCAAGTTCAAGACTTTTCTGAGTTACTCGAAGCAGTACTACAGCCAGGTTTTACCACGTGGTATGAGAGTTCTCTAACATGAgtttaatattttctccttcaatTCACTATTTGTACAACAATTTTATAAAATAGGTGTGCTTCGAAGTGAATCTTCTGTGCTTTAGTATTTTacattgaaaattaattttgtttaaatataagtgcaaatacaaaatatacaGGTATCCTCAAGGAAAAAAGCACCTCCTTAGATGGATGCTCACAGTTCTCAACTATGCAAACAGGATGACAGAAagattgaaaaagaaatgacaaatgAGCTTCTAGAACGTGCTCAGAAGCTAGAATTACAAGGACACTACAAGAATCCATATGAAGCAGTGCATGGCAAAGTACAGTACAAAGACAAAGCACACTTTTAAGTCCAGTTTACAAAATCTTGATCTTGAGTTCATTTTGAACTTTATGAACAAGATTcttcctttttgggggggggatggggggcaaggagaggggaggtGTCCTCCATCTGTCCTTGAACATTTCTAACTACTGCAAGTTTAATTCCACTTTATATAAATGTAATGAAGGAACTtcattaaaaacagcaaaaccccCAGGCCCCAACCCTGCAAACAAGCAGTGAAAAATGGTCTGTGGATCCATCTGAATTTCCCACTTGTATTAGAGAAGCCTAACCACTGCTTTCTGAAGTTCAAAACATAAGAAACCCCACTTTGCTGCTTGACTGCATCCTTTTCCTTCAATACTTTTCCTTATAGcaccagagagagaaagagagagaaagagctattgaaacacagtatttatttCCTACTGCATGATGATGCTCTTAGGGTAAAGTTAAACACAAGCCATCTGATGAACAGGAATTTGATGGATCCAAGAGATCTCAACACACGAAACTTGACAACACTTAGCAAAGTCAGAACTTCTTCACTTTACACCATTAGATAGTCTGCTACTCTGTATAATCGTGCAATTTTGAAACTAAACCACTCTGTAGAATAGACTCTGTGAAAGTTACTTGGCTGGCCTCTGCTGCCAAGACTGGGACATACTATCCCAAGAGCTACCTACTTCTGTAGAGAAAAGGACCTAACTGACATATAAGCTACTATgcatggaaagaggaaaagtaagGTCATCCTGAAAAGTGCATGAAATCTAgataaaacactggaaaaaaaagtcagaaaagagTTGCACTCATTATAAAGTATAACGAAATAATATTGTTAAAGAAACACATAGCCTATCTGTATCCATAAAGTGCAGATGTTATAAAACCAGATCCAAATTTTCATGTTTACAGCCTCTAGTAAACTTCcctatttaaatgtttttatgttgACTGTCTGTTTCTTTGCAGATCTTACAGGTGAACAAGGTGATGTCCATCTTGTTTTATGTGATATTTCTCACTTATCTTCGTGGCATCCAGTCTACCAACATGGATCAAAGGAGTTTGCCAGAAGATTCAATAAATTCTCTTATTATTAAACTCATTCAGgcagacattttgaaaaacaagctTTCTAAGCAGATGGTAGATATTAAGGAAAATTATCAAAACACGGTGCAGAAAGCAGACACTCAGCAAGACATAGATGAAGATGAAAATGTGAAATCAGACTTCCAGCCAGTTATCTCAATGGATACAGACCTCTTAAGGCAGCAGAGACGCTACAACTCTCCCCGAGTCCTCTTGAGTGACAACACGCCGCTGGAACCGCCGCCACTGTACCTCATGGAGGATTATATTGGAAATTCGGTGGTGGTGAACAGAACCTCCCGGCGGAAAAGGTACGCGGAGCACAAGAGCCACCGAGGGGAATATTCCGTTTGTGACAGTGAAAGTTTATGGGTCACGGACAAATCCTCTGCGATCGACATTAGAGGACACCAGGTAACTGTTCTGGGAGAAATTAAAACAGGCAACTCTCCAGTTAAGCAATACTTTTATGAAACGAGGTGTAAAGAAGCCAAGCCGGTAAAAAACGGCTGCCGCGGCATTGACGACAAGCACTGGAACTCCCAATGCAAGACATCCCAAACTTATGTTAGAGCACTGacttcagaaaacaataaaCTGGTAGGCTGGAGATGGATAAGAATAGACACCTCCTGTGTGTGCGCATTGTCAAGGAAAATAGGAAGAACATAAATCTGCATCTCTTTGCTATATAAATTATTACTTTAAATTATATGATATGCATGTAGCATATAAATGTTTATattgttttatatattataaGTTGACCTTATTTATTAAACTTCAGCAAATCTACAGTATATAAGCTTTCTCTCTCAATAAACAAGAGCAAAGGGTGTGTGCCTCTGCTGTGGGCAACTCCGGGTTTTTTTAGACTATGTTTGTGACACTGCTTGTTGGCAGCATACCGTAACCTTACTGTAAAATCTGtgtaaaatcagtatttttcattcagTATTGTCAAGCCAGTGACTGTCATTTAGTAAACttgttaaaaatcagattaatgTCAAGAGTTGTGTACATATTTATATTCCTCACTCTATACATTCACATTTAATTGGATGCAGTGTTGACTCCTCATCGCCAAAACAGAAATGGACCAAAATACATGCTGTAGGCTGCAGATGATGTCAACATTACCAGCGTCAAGTAGccataaaatacagtttatgtGTGTTATGCCAGTTTTGCCAATGAAATGACCATTTTCCCTCTGTTAGCATTTCACAATGACTGCTAATAATCCAGCaactttcatttgtttttgaaGCACATTTGGTTTTCAACTGTTTCTAATGGTGCCAGTTtgtcatagaaaaaaaatatgaaaaaaatctgaaatatttgtaGCAGAAAGCTACTGAAGCCAGGAAACAATCTAAATGGATCATTAATATAATACATAAAAGGtgatttcttcagaatttaCTCTTTATTGTGAGTAAAAACTCTAAAATTTACTCTTTATTGTGAGGAGCCTCTTGCTCCTCACACAACTCAATTATCTTCTGCTTGCATTGTTGGATTATTCCTCTCTGTCTGAGTTGTTAAATTAGAAACAAACCTGGTGGTGTCTTAACCTTAAAAGAGCTCTTGGCTTGCAAGTTGTAGTAAAGATACGATATCCTGGTATGGATATCAAAGCCACACACCCATATGAAGCTGTTCTCCTCAGCCACCCGTTCCTCATTTTtcacagagggaaaaatgtGTAGAACTGCTCAACAAACCTGGTACCTTTCATAGGGACATGAAATAATAGATCTTTCTGAGCAGTATGGTGACTAAAATCCAGGTAGTCCGTAGTTATAATGAAGTTCTTCAATTATACAGGTGAGTTGTTACTTAGGACAGACAAATGTACTAGCATATATATACCTCAAACTCTTCTTTGTATTGTCATGTAGCTCCACTGGGGACTAATAATTACACTACTGGAAGAGATGGTCTATTATACATTAGCTGTATAATGCCCTGGATGGGATCCCACTCCCATAAAAGTAAATGAGAGTCTTGTCACGGCTATCAACAGAATTAAGATTGGACTGCGTACGTTATCTGTGTCTAGCTAGATCTTAATACAGAGGCAGGGCTGAAAAATGCCAGCCATTCAAAAAGCATTATAGCTGTAGCGTGTCTTAGGTTTTTACACTACAGCTTTCACTGTTGTAGCGTGTTCAGCATCACAAATGAAAACGAGATCAGAGCACTCAAAACCGAGGTTGCAGGATGCCTTTGTTCATGCAGCTTTCACTACTGGAGAACCAACTTCAAATCCGCAACAGGTCCTCAAAAGCAGCAAATTGTGTGGTCTCCCCTAACCCCTCACAGAGAGCGTTACACATAATAAAACCACCGGAGAACCGGACAGGTCGCTCATGAGgccaagcactggaacaagaGTGCCTCTGAACGCCAGGCTGGAGCGTGTAGGTATAATTCTACAGGAGAGGCCACACACAAAAGTTTTGAGAACAATCTTAATTTTCAACATGCGGCCAGGGTATTTACCTCACAGGAAATATCATCACCTCGCAGTACTAAATCATAACTTTGCTTCAAGCAATAATAACTTCAGAGATTCAATACCAAGGCAAtcattaaaaggaaagagaggatgTAATGTAACAAGGAACTCAGTGTCAGATAGATCCGACTAGAATTTTTCCAGTGTTCTTCTTCCTTggcaaactttttaaaaaaatcctcaacaGAGCTTTTGCTATTTTTACTAGTAGGAAAGTTTAAGTTTCAACTAAATTCTTCTGCTTGGGGGGACAAGCATATTTTTCAGAGTCCTTCCCCTCTGATATATTTTGCAAGTTAAAAGCCTAATTTTACACCCTGAATTCCCAAATAAAGATCATTTTCAGATGCTGTGAGTAATTGAGAGCAGATATTGTCACAGATCATTAACTTCAGAGATTGCCATGCTTCAGTATGCCAGATAGGTCTATCGCTGTATGAGAAGAGGAAGTCAGAAAACTAACTTAGCTTGGTTAAATCCCAGTAATCGGAAACTACCTTGTTCCTCTAGTGTGGATGCCACACTTGTTTACATCACTGTAAATCCAGAGAAATTCTACTGAAGATAGGTGAGAAAATGTAGGTTTATAGTAATGTAAACAACATCAGAGTTGATCCTAATGCCTTTATTTCTGCTCACTGAAAATTGAGGGAAGTTCATTATTTATAGgttcaaagaaaacaatttgtCATTTTCCACTGCAAATCCAGTAACAGAAACTGGTCTGACTCCTAAATTTACCAATGCACCAATTATTTTATAAGCAGCCAGGAAAAATGTATCAGGGTAAATACAATGCCTGTCATCTGAAACACATTAAATGAGAAAGAAGCATGGTGCGTAAGGTTATTAGATCGGCTGCCTCTTTCCCACCCCAGTATAACAATGAACGGAAGTGTTACCCTCTGGATCTGATCCAGTTTCCACTAAAGTCAATGGAAAAATTCTCACCTTCTCCAGTGGAAGCTGGATCAGGCCCCGAGCAAAGAAAAACCTGCAGATCTCAACCAATGAGCAGAGCAATCACACACATCAGTTACGCGTTCTTGTAAATCCTGTATATGCATAAGAAGCTGTATAATTTTGTAACAAGTTTGTAAACGCCTGTAATAAATTTGTTAAGGCCTAATTCTGTTTTCACTGTAGCCGGGGATGGTTTTATTGTCAACTTCAGTCATGGCACAATGAATTCCAAGTTCCTATCCAacttttttgtatgtgtgttaagtaattaagcaaaatattcAGCTTGCAACACTAGTTTAAGTATTCAAAAACTCACTCCCATTAGGCAGCTCAGATGCTCTGTCAATAATGTTTTGCCAATAGATCATTAtaaacacacattttatttagcttttctCCCAAACGACCGAATGCTATTCTGAAATTGCCTGTCTGTGtcaaactgtattttctccattttttccccagtttttttACAGTCCATTTAGTAACAGTAAAAAATGCTCCACTGAGGGTTTGGGAAAccatctgcatttattttatcacCTTTGAACATGTGTTCAGGAATGAAGTCTGTGCAGCGAGTTTACTGCTACCAAGAGATTTGTGCGGCTGCACCAGGAAGAAACTTCGACTGGACTATACGGAGTGTGCTCAAAACCACTCTGCTCATACTCTGTTATTTCAATGCTTTAGCAATCAGAATCTTTCGCTCAGCTATACATTGTGTTTCTGCAGACAATACCAAAC encodes:
- the NTF3 gene encoding neurotrophin-3, which codes for MVTPTTILQVNKVMSILFYVIFLTYLRGIQSTNMDQRSLPEDSINSLIIKLIQADILKNKLSKQMVDIKENYQNTVQKADTQQDIDEDENVKSDFQPVISMDTDLLRQQRRYNSPRVLLSDNTPLEPPPLYLMEDYIGNSVVVNRTSRRKRYAEHKSHRGEYSVCDSESLWVTDKSSAIDIRGHQVTVLGEIKTGNSPVKQYFYETRCKEAKPVKNGCRGIDDKHWNSQCKTSQTYVRALTSENNKLVGWRWIRIDTSCVCALSRKIGRT